The DNA window ATACCTTCTTGACAACTTTTGGATTTTTAGAAGTTGATTAAGTCAAACTATAACTTAGGTGGATATCATGTTAGACTTTGTCGATAAAATGAAAAATGAACTTTTAGGAATTCAAAACAGCTTAAATGAACTTTTAGGTTTAAAAACTTTTGTAGAATCTATTAAAAAATTAATTAGCTTTTTTGATTTGTTTTTTACAATTATTCCGCCCGAAGTCATTTTACTTTTCATTTTTTGTGCTTTGGTATTAGTGCTAGTAAATAATATTTCTCCGACTACTCCTAGACTGAATATTACTCTGGCAGTGGGGATATTTAGTATTATCTGGCTTTATGTAAATCAAATTTTCACTGGTGAGTATAAAGTTTTAAAAGTATTTTATACATCTTTGTATATTTTAATACCAGCATATATTGTCGAAATTTCCAAGTTTGGATATAGACAAACCTATAAAATAATTCAAAAATCTAAAAAAATTGAAAACCCTGAGGATCTGATTCGTCCTATCCGAGAAATTAACGAAGGATATTCTAAATTTTTAAATGCTCAAGTGGATTACAGAAATAACCCTCTCGATTTAAAAAATTCTCTTCAATCTTTAAAATCCTCAATTGAAGAATTAGAACAAAAGTTAAAATAAAAATGAGCCGACGGCATTATGTATTCTTTGCAGTATTGTATTTAATTATACCTGTGTCGGTTAACGCATTTGTCGTCGTTGCTAGTTATACTTTTCTTGCACCATTTTTGTTGACCAATGAAGAGTTTATTAAGATTACACAGGCTGGAGACTCGCAAGATTTAATTTCAAGAATTTTTAGTTATATGTCCTTTATTATTCCTACTTCTATAGGTTATATATATAATATGCCCCTTATTATATATATGCTAAAAAGGAGTAAGGAATCTGTTTCGGAAAAAATTAAAGCAATCATTATCAATTTGCCAATTGTAAATGCGACCGTTAGTTTTGCCGGTTGGGGTCTCGCTTTGATTGGTACATTTATTAACTTTGCTATAAATAGTATTCAGTTTAGCACAATGTCGATGGTAAAGTTTTCACTTTTTAATATTTTGATGGCTAATCTTTGTTTTGTGATAATTTATTATCTTATTGAATTCATTAATAAAAGATCCATACGCCAAATGCTTCCAAATCAAAATTTGAGTGAGATTCAAAATACAATAAAAATTTCTATTCGTTTTCGATTCTTTGTTTTTTTCGTCACTGTTTCATTGACACCTAGTATTTTATTGGTTAATTTGATAATCTCTATTCTGAACGACAACCATATTGAAGGGTATACAGTACAGACAGGATTTATATTTTCGGGAATTGTATTGATTGGTTCTATCCTAACTTTTTTTATTTCCAATGCATTTGCGAAACCAATTAAAATTTTACAAGCCGCTACTAAAGAACTTCAATTTGGGAATTTTGATGTTGTGGTACCTGTGGATTCGATTGATGAGGTAGGGTTTCTTGGAGAGAGATTTAATGAAATGTCGATTTCTATTAAAGAAAAAGAATTTATAAAAGATACATTTGGCAAAGTGGTAGATCCAAGTGTTCGAGATTATCTTCTCAAAGGTAATTTGGCTCTGGGAGGTGAAACTAAAGAAGTAAGTGTATTATTTGTAGACATACGCGGATTTACCACAATCTCTGAAAAACTTCCTCCTTCTGAAGTGGTTCGATGGTTGAATCAATACTTTGAACAAATGAGTCGTTGCATAACGCAGGAAAAAGGGTTAATTAATAAGTTTATAGGAGATGCAATTTTGGCTGTTTTTGGTGCACCTATTCCTTTAGAAAATCACGCAAAATCTGCTTTGAAGGCCGCACTCGAAATGCGAAAACAGTCCCAACTTTTAAGTCAAGAATTTCAGAATCAAGGACTTCCCGAATTAAATATCGGAATAGGAATTCATTCAGGACCTGCTCTCGTAGGAAATATAGGTTCCATGAGTCGTTTGGAATATACTGTAATTGGGGATACTGTCAATATAGCCTCACGAATCGAAAGTCATTGTAAACAAGTAGGCAAAGACCTATTAATCACTGAGAATACTAAATTAATTGCTGGAGATTCTTTTACTTTTGATTTTGTAAGTAAAATTCAAGTTAGAGGAAGGCAAGGAGAAATAGGAATTTATTCACTTTAACCTTTTTTACTTGAATTAATCAATCATCTACGTACTTTGATGTTATTTACTTGATTCGAGGCAGTTTTAATGAAAGACAAAAAAAAGCTATTTTGGTTTTTTATAATCACTATCATTCCACTTTTATTTACTATTTTGCTAACGGTAAGCGGCATCCGAGAACGCATGGAAAGTGTTACTATTGATTTTAGGCATCAGTATTTTAATCCCAATCATAAATTTTCTGACAAAGTAATCCTGATTGATTTTGATGAAGATACATTTAAAAAATTAGGAAATAAAAGGGAATTTGGTAGATGGCCATGGAGAAGAGGGGCTTATAAACCCATTTTAGAATTTCTTTCTATGGGTGGACCAAGTAGTGTGTTATTCGATATTTTATTTTTAGAAAGGTCAGAGGAATCTCAGGATCAAATTCTGGGAGAAGTTTCTCAACAATTGAGTAGTATTGGGATTCCTATTTCTCATGCCGTTCAATTTCGATATGAAGAACAAGAAAATATTATACAAGATCCAATTCCTCCCGATACGAAGGAAGCTCTATTAAAAATGTCGATGCGTATCGACCCTAAAAAAGAAGACAAATTCGAATTCAAAAACTATAATATATTTACGTATCCTACTGAAGAAATTATGCGAAGGATTAATCATTTACATTCGGTTACTTATGGTTCTGATACAGATGGGGTTTCTCGTCGTATGGCGCTACTCTTTAAGTATGAAGATATTTATTTAGCATCTCTCCCATTGAAAGGGTATGATTCAATTAAACCGATTTATAGTTTTGAACCAGATGGTGATTACCTTACAATTAAATCTGTATCGGATAATATCAAAATTCCTCTTGAAAATGGGAGAATGAGACTGCATTATTATTCACCTGAAGAAATGAAACAAATTCCTCGATTACCAGTATGGGCGATGATTGAGTCTTACGATCGAATCCTCAAAGGTGAAACAGATATGAAAAGTTTAGATGCCAATCCGGAAGATTTTCAAGGAAGAACCATTATTATTGGAACTTCTGCTGCGGCAACTTTCGACGATAAAGTGACTCCGTATGGTAAAATGCCAGGATTTATTTTACATGCTGTAGCCCTGTCAAATATGTTAGAAAAACATTTTCTAAAATTGGCACCGGCATGGGTTGAAATAATATTGATATTAATTACAGTTCCTACTTGTGTTTACTTTTCTTTTTTCTTTCAGCAAATGGCACTTAGAGTTTTAATGCCTACTTTGATTTTTGCTGGATATATCGTAATTACGCTCCATGCATTTAAGTTTGATATTCATTTGCCACTGGCTTCTTTTTTAACTGTATACCCCCTTGCTTTTTTAGGGTCCCTTGGTTATTTAACTTTTACCGAAGGTGCGGAAAGAAGAAAATACAGCAAAGTACTTTCTAATATGGTGGATCCTTCCATTGTAAGTGAAGCGTTAAACGATTTAGAGGCATTAAAAAAAGGTGGTG is part of the Leptospiraceae bacterium genome and encodes:
- a CDS encoding adenylate/guanylate cyclase domain-containing protein, which encodes MSRRHYVFFAVLYLIIPVSVNAFVVVASYTFLAPFLLTNEEFIKITQAGDSQDLISRIFSYMSFIIPTSIGYIYNMPLIIYMLKRSKESVSEKIKAIIINLPIVNATVSFAGWGLALIGTFINFAINSIQFSTMSMVKFSLFNILMANLCFVIIYYLIEFINKRSIRQMLPNQNLSEIQNTIKISIRFRFFVFFVTVSLTPSILLVNLIISILNDNHIEGYTVQTGFIFSGIVLIGSILTFFISNAFAKPIKILQAATKELQFGNFDVVVPVDSIDEVGFLGERFNEMSISIKEKEFIKDTFGKVVDPSVRDYLLKGNLALGGETKEVSVLFVDIRGFTTISEKLPPSEVVRWLNQYFEQMSRCITQEKGLINKFIGDAILAVFGAPIPLENHAKSALKAALEMRKQSQLLSQEFQNQGLPELNIGIGIHSGPALVGNIGSMSRLEYTVIGDTVNIASRIESHCKQVGKDLLITENTKLIAGDSFTFDFVSKIQVRGRQGEIGIYSL